The Tolypothrix sp. PCC 7712 region CTCAATTCTATCAATCATTTCCTGAAAAGCACTTGCATCATGGACAACTACCTCTGCTTTGCCATTGACGGTTAGGACGAGAAGTAATTTAGTCGCCTTGATCTGCTCTAGAAACTGTTTGACGTTGCGCTTAAAGTCCGTGAGCGAGTAAATATGCTCTAGATTAATCATAAATTAAATATTTAAGTACTTAATTAAATCTCTATTCAATACCTACCAAACCATCCCCAATCCCCAA contains the following coding sequences:
- a CDS encoding type II toxin-antitoxin system Phd/YefM family antitoxin, with amino-acid sequence MINLEHIYSLTDFKRNVKQFLEQIKATKLLLVLTVNGKAEVVVHDASAFQEMIDRIERAESELRQLKLEALQRDMAIAAEQIKNGEYTEYDDESLPSLLENIKARGKRQLHQDS